The genomic region tctgctggcagtCTGGATTTGCCTAAAAATTACATGGGTACACCATAAAATGACTGGGATTCTCTTCACTTACAGCTCACTCTATTATTACTATAGCTACTCACTATTGTCATTTTAAGTCTCTGATATagaacattaaatattttttcttaggtTTCACAATGGATTTTATAGCTTTTTATACTTTATGGCTGGATTAGTGGTTTATGATCACCTGGATGTGATATGACTAATGTTATCAACTTGCTGCACAACCTCCAGATTTTTAATTGCTTCCCATAGCTAATGTTTGGCACCATTAAAGTActttgaaatataaattatttatgtgAGGGGAAAATTCACCTTGTGCTGTAACCTCAAATGCTTAGCAGTGGCATAAGCATGACCTCCCATGAGAAAATGTTTAGGAAAGGCTGAAGAGCCAAGCACTGTGCCCCAAAGACTGCCTTGCCCTTATGTGCCACATGCAGACCAGAGGATGCCTCAGTGTTCCCTTAGGGTTAATAAATTCTTCTCTAATATTGTGATGTGACATCACCAGTGGGTTCATACATCCTTTATGATCAATTTGTATGTTTAGAGAAGACTAAACCTCTTTCTTGTCCAGAAATGTTAGGCCTTAAAAATCATGGGCATCTCAGAATAAGATCAGAATCTTGGCTTTTGGGATTTAATCATGGGTTATGAAAACTGTCATTGCTTTCCTTGGGTACAGGATCAGCCTGTCAATAACTCCAAACTTCAATACATTTTCAAAGAATGTCAAGAAGGAAAATACCACTTAGCATCAGTAAGGATGGCAAAATCTGACCctactgttgaaaaaaaaaaaagaaaagaaatttactcacaaatatttttctctctctcaccaaacaaaaaagatctCCTGCCTTAGTACATTTAACAGTAGTAATGTTGCAGCAGAGGTGTAGATACAGCAAGGCAAGGCTTATGGGGAGTGGTGATAGCTTTTATCAGACAGAcataacagggaaaaaaagctaaagaagcTGTCAGGCAAACATTCTCCCTTTAAGATCTGAAACCAGAGCTGCAAGCACAAATCTTTCGACTCTGGATGCTCCTGAGTCTAATTTCAAAGTACCTTCCCTTCTAAGCTATTCAGTCCTTTATGGCTTCCATAATGAAAAAAGCCTCCTGTGGACATGGTTATCAATCTTTGGTCACTGCAACCAGCATGAAATCCTTAATGCTCTttagagaccaaaaaaaaaaaagagtcagcACCTCCTAACCCATCTGCAACTTTAAATTTAGTTATTCCTTCCACCCTGAGCTTCATAAACTAGTTAGAAGTAAACCCCAATTTTAAAGATTGTTTATGTACTGTATGATTTTGAGCCATTTATAAATTATTGctctataatttttttgttatctaTTTGCTCATCTCCTGCTGTTATGTCACTATTTAGGATGGATTTATCTCTCCCTTTCATTTCACAGTAGCACCACTGGAAGAAAAGGATTGCCAGTAGGGTGAAAAGGATGAGGGGAAAGGGCAAATGACATAACATCTTACAGACAAGACATGCATCCAGATTAGCAAATGGGTGCTGGAGTCATGGACCCTCTAATCCTGGCCTGCAGGCTGAAGGGCTCTGCCAGGAATTTAAATCCAAATAGGGTTTAATCATTAGGGTGGAGACTTCTTTATCAGTCGAGATAGGGTAATAGAAACCAGATGTCTTTGATCTCAACAGAGGCAATGTGTGACAAAAGCCACAGTGGAAAGGAAGGAACCTGTTATCTGAACTCCCAGGGACTGAAAGATGAAGAATGAGAAAAcgtatttttttccacatctcttTTAAAGCAAATTGCATCTATGCTTTCTGTTTGAAGACTGATttgattgttgtttttttttaaagtgaatacTTCCACTTTGCAGAAGATTTAACATCTATTGTGGATACCTACTGGGGCTCTCCTGCAAAATTGAGTGGGGGGGGATGAAGTGGTGGGTTTGACTCTCAGGTCTGCAGAGGGAATGATTATGGGAATATGAATGCTCTCTAGAGGTGCAGTTGCTGAGGTTATGCAGATTTTGAGGGCCCAGCATCACAGCGTTACGGGAAGAAACTATGTAACCCCATTAGGGTGTTTGTAAAAAGAATTGGAAAGCGTACCTGATGCAAAATCCATTTCCTTTTACAAAACTGTTCGTGTCTTCTCAGATGGACAAGAAGACTATAGGCTATATACAGGGATAACATCCCTGTATGACAACACAGAGGAAATCATAGAGGTTTTATTCAGAAAGAAGCAGTGTCTGTGATGCCACATTTGATGTCTGGAGCTGCCTGTGATGGTCCAACTGACACCTGGAGTGGTCCTCCCAGTCACCTGTCAcagtgctctgctcctgctcttcctccccttcttcacTCCTCATGCAGAGCTGTGATTTGGCTATGACTTTGTCAAAGCAGGTTACATAAATGGACAGTTGCTTGctttattgaaataaattttgagTTCCTTGAGAGCAACatgagaaatactgaaaaatgtaGATTAGTGACAGGTGTAACAGCAAATACGTCTTTTGTTGGAGTAAGATTTATTAAAGGCtctgaaaaatctgtcttttgtGGTCATCCGTTCCCAGAAGGTATAAGGTGATATCTAAAATGGGGAGAGTGAAAATAAGTAGAGAATATTCAGACTTTCAGCAAGTATCCCTTCTCAagtaacagaacagaaaataattatttgcataGCAGTCAAGTAACAATTATATCCAATGTACCTATGAATGGGCATACTCATCTGTGAAGTATGTGCCTTACTATCTTAAGGCAGTTGTAATtgacataattaaaaatattttttttctgggagtcCCAGAATAGTTTTTGAATATTGATTCTATACAAACACTTAAGTTCAGGACACAGGTGTTTGTTTTAGTTATACCACCCAAAGTTTAGTATGCACATGTGTacttcaatgaaaaaaaaaaaaggatctccTTCAAAAAAGAATCTGACATAGAAAGGCTTTTCCATGTTTAAGAAACATTTGCAGCAGGAACACTTGTTGTGATTATTTAGATTTAAGTACATTTTCAAAGAGATTACATTTTACCAtcattatgtaaaaaaaaaaaatcacactaaTACCGGAGGAAATTTTGAGAGAATCCAAGAGAAGATTTCACTGTAATATCTAATACACCTATTTGAAGCACACTGATTTGTGAAACTTTACAgacattatttaattttgcttgTTCAGCAAAGCAGTTGGGCTGAAGTTGACTTTTAAAGATACTTCAGGGTTGGCTGATTCCCCCAGTGTTAaagcagtcccagctctgccatcaTGGGCTGCTACATCAGACTCTGAGAGTCCTTCCTCAGGCTGGCTGAGGACACTGAGAAGTTAGATGCAAAATATCACCAAGTGGCTTAAAAGGAATGGGCTCCAGGTGTGCTGGAGTCAGCCCAGCCACTCACCCAGAGTTTTACTTGCTTAACTGATAGAGCTATCTCCAGGGACAGCCAGAAGCCAGACATAATTTTCAAGACCTAATGTGTTTCCCCTCTTATCTTGGTGATCAGTAGCTGGCTACAGGCCACAGACAGAGAAAGAATCAGGGGAATAGACAAGATGACCCTGTTTACTTTCTCAATGGACTACAAATAGTTGGTATGTACTTGCTGTTTACTTGTAGGCCAAGCAGCTGTTCCCCTGACTGATTGAACAATCTTGAGTCCATCTGTACTCCACTTTGTTCACAGAGGTTTGGAAATGATTCTGTGTTCTCTCCATttaactttgctttttatttcatttgaagaTGCTTGTGCATGAGAAGGGGCTCAGCTACTGTAGAAATTTGATAGAGGGAAAACAATCATCACCCTAGTCgccaaaagactgaaaaaactgATTTAAGTCTAAAAGAAACAGGaccttttctgcagagcaagAATTGTGCCTGAAATATGTGAAACTCCATTTGTCAAATGGTCCTTCTTCCACAAAATCAAATGAGAGCAAAACTAAATTGAAATCCAGTAAAGCtgactaaaaaggaaaaatagaaagtaCTGACCAAATCAGCAAAtaccaaccaaaacaaacacaagcaaacaaaaaccccacaaaacaaacaaacaaaacctcaaacatacaaaaaaccTCTAAgaagtttttttgctttttttttacctgggGAAATGCAGAGAATAGCGGCTATTATTACTTTGTCTTTCTGTGGAAGATGCTCATCTGGTACATGATTGATGGTGTAAAACCCTAAATTCAGGCAGACTGTATTTACTCCTATCTGAAAAGCCATCATTTGGAATTTTCATACCCCTGGAGCAAACCCAGCAACACTACTGTGCCTGCTGCACTGCTTACGATGGAAGAGCAAAATTCCACTTGCTAAACAATAATCATGCCAGCCCTTCTGTCCTTCTTTCAGCCACTTTGAAAGCAAACCTCTTCACACAGCATTTAGCTAATATGGTGTTCACCATAAGGCCCTGCTGTGCAGCACACGGGATTTGGCCTGACTGCAGCTTCCTGGGCATGCTACTAATAAGTTAGCAATGAATTTCAGTACTTCCCCTAAAATTACTCTACATTACTTGTCCTGCTCTGCAGTGGCAACAACATTGCTGGCAGGAGACCCAAAAGCTGAACGGATCAACAAATATTACAGTGGCAAAGCTCAGAGCTGTATGCatgtgggagctgctggctggttAGCAAGTGATCTAATTGCTCTTTTTCCATACCTGACTTACTTGGCCTACTTAGGAAATGCTACTAACCCAGTTTTTGTATAGTATTCAGCTATTCAGGGTATTTACATGCATCCTCCACTTTTTTGTAGCATCTGTATGCTTCATATTGGAATGAATTTAACTTCGAGCatcctccctggcagtgttaaCCAGGGCAGTCTGTGTAGAAGAGTGCAGTGCAGAGGGGTTAAAGCCTCAACAGGAAGCTTGTGCCAGCATCAGAAACTAAGTTTGGGTCACCCAGAGCATCAACTTTCTCTTTCActattaaaacacattttcctctAGGTTAATCAATCATCAGTAATAAGGACAGAGCTCATCATGCCACAGCAGTGAGCCTTTAACTATTTGCATACAGATTTATACAGAAACACAgtatttctgttctctgaaaGTTGAAACTATGCTAAAGCCACTGTGATGAATAAATTAACAAAGTTTTTTCAAAACCATCTGGGACTCCTCCTCCTGTTTTTACAGATACAATGTGGCTGGTTTTTGATGAAACAAAGGAAATGTTATGAAATAAACCCTGTCACACAGAGTAAGGGTGTTcatccagcagagctgtcatCAGAGTGATGACCACCTCTCCCCAGCCTCATTCTGCTACTCGGGGTGCACAGTTGAACAGCTTTGATCCTTGTCTGAGGGCTTGGCATGTCTGCAATTAGACATCAGATAAAAATTACTCCAGCCAAATATTGCAAATATTTCATCTAAACAGACGAAACCCTCAAAATACCTACATCTCCTCGTTTGTTCTCAGACCTCTactttctttgaagaaaaattcagtCTCGGTTCTTGCTGGGGTCTGATGGGTGGCTTCTGGTTAATCTCTGTCTGTCTCCTTGGTAACAGTCAAAGGAGAAGACCCAgaggtgggcagggagggagcctCCAGCCGCAGTTCCTGTTATCAGGGTCCATCAGCAGGTGGCCCCTTGCTCATATCCAGGAACAATAAATACAACCCGTGGCTAAGGGAACAAACCAAGCAGCTTGCTTCAGAAGTTTCAAAGAGCATTCGCTGCACTCCAGGCTTTAAGATGGAAGTTTCTCTATACCCTCAGGTCTTGTATTTTATGCTACCCACTTGAAACCTATGCAGACGCTGCAATTCTCTTGATggttttctaaattaaattttttttcatttttgaaaggcTTCAATCAAGCAAGCTTTACAAACATAGATCACTATGATTAGAAACATTGAGGGCCTGACAGATTCTGtgtaatttaaatgtttatCTGGTGTGGCAACCGTAAATTACAGTTTATTCCTAAAAGCAATCTGTATGTGCATTTTCCCATCTTCTTTCCATTGCGTATCAATGAGCAGCTGAGcacttgcaaaaaaagaaagaagaatctATGGCACAGCAATGTTGGTGCTGCAGATCATGTTTATGCTGAGGAGCCAACACGTGACTGACCTGAGGCACTCTCCAAGCAATGGCAACCTACTTTGCATGTTCATTTTCAATAGTTGTTCTGCAAAACTCCTGctaaaaacaataaataatgaCTTGCTGTCAAACCAAGTTTCAAGGTAGCATCTGCTCATGAAGAATGTCAAAATAATTAAGCCAAAGTAATTTCCTTGGTAAAAAACGGCTTATAAGTGTAATGAAAAGAACTGTCAAATTGGCAAATTCCTTAGTAAATGATGACACTGGAAATGGCAGAGGGTAAGGAATTTGACCCAGCTAATATCTTAAACTCAGTGACTGTCAGGAGATGAATCAGAAGCTCCCGTAAATTATGGTCTTTCCTGACAGAAGCCAGCTAGCAGAAATTACTGAATTATGGATAATGCTCTTGCTTCAGATCCAGTCTTAAACTAAATGCAGTTGTTGGTGTCAAACAAAGGCATTTGTGTACATTTTGCTCCTGAAGCTGGTGATGATTCTTCAAGTGACTTTTGTAATTCCTGACAAGCACAAAAAGTAATAGAATGATAGAATtcttttgattggaaaagaccagTAAGACCATCAAGTTCAACCATTACCCCAACATTGTGAAGTCCACAGCTAAACCATGCCCAtggtgcttaggaacatggtttaaaCATTGGACTTGGTAGAAAtaagttaatggttggactcagtggtcttaaaggtctttttaaaccagaaaaatcctgtgattctctgtaagcaccacatctacaaaTCTGTAAGTTTGCCATTCTCCTCATGGCAAACTCACAACATTTCCCCCCTGCTTTCAAGTCCCCCATCTTCTGTGCCAGATATGGGCAAGCAGTGGGGTGCACCTGAAGCCTCCTGCATGGACAGGCCCTCAGCTTCCAAAGATGGCACTGTATTCACATGGAGAAAAACTATTATCTTCAGCATTACAAAATTATGACCCACTGAAATCCAGCTCCCCAAAAACAAGTCATCAAAAGATTTTTTGAGACGTACCTGAGGGTAAAAGAAACTTgaaagcacagctctgcagaatcTCATAAATGATCTACCCCTTGCAAAGCCCCAGTAGGGAGCAGTGACTCTGAGATACACCATTACTTATTTCAAAAGAGTTCCTATGGAGACAAAGCTTGTCAGGAGAGGTACCAGATCTTATTAGCTCATCTTTCTCTCACAGGCTCCCACTATGCCTGCCCCTGTTCAGTCCATTGATGGAGGCCCAGCTGGAGCTTGTCCCAGCACAGGGATGTTCGTGGTGGGAAGGGGCAGAGTGagcccctccagcagcaccacagggCCCTTCCCAGAGCAGTGCCAGCACAACTAGAGACTCAGTAACCCCTCATTATCTGGAGTCACAGAGCTGACACAGGATTTAAGATCAATCATGGTTTTTTGCAGTTTGTAAGACAGTCACAGGAAAACATCTAAATAACTAAGAGACCAAATGCTCTTTCTTGAATCACTCCAAAATGTGCATGCACTTTCATGCCCCACATGCAACAGGAAGGCTTCCTTCACCTGAGATCTTGCCAGATCACAGCCAGATGAGAAAAGTGCTATGGGGGAGGACTTTTGGGGCCAGAGAAAGCTCTGGTCGATGTCATAATGGAGTGACTTGGTAAAGACACCAGCAAAGTGGATGGATGCAGAGGGCTGCTGGATAAgggagacacacacacacatgtaaaaGCCAGTTTCACTCCAGTTGCTGAAAACTGAAGTGATGCTCAGGTGAGAGGCATGAGGGTGTCTGAGATGTTTTGAGCCTGTGCGGGCTGAGATCTGCACACTGGGCAgcagtgcctgagcagagagggagagagggaagcaaGACCCCAAATCCAGGTGGTGCGGGGGAACCACACAAAGAGTCTGTGCAGCTGGTTGGGCTGCAGGTCCTCCCTGTGCTGAGACACTTTATGTCACGGTTTCATTGCAAAATGGTATTAAGAGCAGCAATGCTGAAGTGAGGCCCCCAGGGATACCTGTGTAGATTTACCAAGAACAGGGCTTCTCCTGAGTTTTAGACCATCAGGTCTAAATCAGCCTAGTTAGGTATTCAGTTCCTCTGCTTTGAAATGAGGTAACGGACACAGAGAAATCacatttattggaaaaaaacctcatgaaCCTGACAAcgaaacatgaaaaaaaaatactgacaatACTTTTGAATTTGTCTTCGGTTCCTGGACCACTGcatgctgtcatttttttcttatttaaacaGATACTGTAATTTTCCCACTAGCTTAGAGTAAAGGAGAGTACTGAGGAGAAATCAGTGCAGGTTTGTAATTGGTTTTAGAGATTCTAGGATTAATAATCTAAAATTTAGGTATAAACATATGAATGTTACATAGCACATTGTCTAAATGTGCTACATCAAAGTACAAGAACAAAAATCTGCTATTTCTGAAAAAGGTGTTTCAATCAGGATCAGTAATACTAGATGATACATTATTATGAGTGTACTTGATTTAGTCTAATAAGCAAGCCAGATATTTCACTATAGTTCCGTCTATGTAATATTAATATCTAAATATGTCTGCTAATAAATCAGgtaataaaaatagaaataaatattaacaCGCATAACtaattggaaaaatatttttatcagatTGAAGATTTccataaaatgttttgaaggTCTTGAACTCTATTACCTAATAATCTGACTTTTCTATTTATAATACTTATAGTACTTATTATACTATTCATAATGTAGTGTAGGTACACTACACATTGCTCAGACTCTCTGTCACCTTAACTGATTCCCCAATTTCTCTGTAGTGAAGAGCTGTTTATCAGTACTTTAGTAAGAACAGTAATGAAGTACTCAGCCAGTAATGCTGTTAACTTTTAACTTAGGAAATTGAATACTAATTTTTTGTGTTACAAACAAAAAGTATACATCTGTTATAATTTGCTTTCATATAGCTTAATGTAATTacaatttattaataattagtGAAACACTGCACTTGTTGAAAAATTTTAAGTGTAGCCAAGTTggtttgaaataataaaaatgttgttCTATCTGTGTGCCTTTTCACTCTGAATAGATACTGATGGTCACAACAGTCCTAGAATATTAAAACAACCAGTGAacttgaaaaaatgaaagatctGAGTTTTGTCACCATCTGATAGGCACATATTCCAGCTGGTAAGTCTGTGTATTCCACAAGTCTGTGTTTTCAGCTGtctattaaaattaatagacctaaaaaaaaattaattgggaCCTCCAGCATTTCACTGGATAGGGATCCAAGTTTCCAGACAAAAAACTTGGTTAGTAGTGAGAGGCTGTCTCTTTTATATGGCTTGACCAAAGAAAGTACCTCTTCTACATTGTAAAACAGTGGAAGAGACATGGGCAATTAGCAcaagcaaaacattttcacttGATAAGTCAATCTGGGCTGTTTTTTCTGCCCTGTCAGCAGTGTCTGAAAACAAAGGAGACATAGCAGGCCCAGGAGACAGCTTGTCTGCCCAACCATTTTTCTGAGGGATctcttaatttgttttataaagCACATAGCAAGCCTTCTAGGTGTCAAAATTTAATATGCCACATAGCATACTGCAGCAACTGACACCGTGGGACACATGAAAGGCTATACTAAACCAGTGTCTTTAGGGAACATATTTCTATATTTGTCTCCACCTCCCTGGTTATCACAGCAGTCCCTTGAATAGGCAATAAGACCCGGTCTTGTTTCCAGCTATTTGATAAGCTGTTGATAACCAATGGTTCATTAAGCTCTTGGAGTATATAAGCCACAAGGTTTTCAGTGTGCCCCTGTGCTTAGGGGGTTTGACAGCTCCTTGTTCATCAGCCCAGGAGTCACTGGAAGATGTTCTTGAAGGCAAAAATACTTGCTTTTGCTCTGAGTGGTTTCCTAGGAGTGGCAACAAGCTTTGACATTGGATTATCCACGAAATGTGTAGTGATACCCAAGGAGATGGACATGTGCCACAAGATTGGTTACTCCGAAATGAGGCTTCCCAACCTGATGGGACACACAAGCATGGCAGAGGTTATCCTAAAATCCACCACCTGGCAACACCTTGTGCACACGAACTGTCACCCCCACCTGAGGACATTCCTGTGCTCCCTGTTGGCACCCATCTGTTTAGATACGTAAGTATCACAGCACAATACAGAACTCCAACCTTTATTTGACATAACAGGAATCAATTTAAATACATGTTTATCATAATCTAAAGGTGATCTCCACTTTATCTGGAATAATTCTGCTAACTTTTTGTACTCAttggaaggaaaagaactgAACACATGTTCCACTTCAACTTTAGTTTGCTTTGGCAAAATGAATGCTGTTGTCAAAGAAtatgatgttttattttgttacaattgaaattttattcttgttaATTTAAGGCTGAAGCACCTATTATGAGTAGAATCAGGGTCCTGCTGAAGCTTTTCTGGGATTGTAATTAAAAGTTTTTAGAACTGTGACTTAATCCTCTAAGTACAATCCAGTCTATATACAGACCACTTGCATAGTTTCCACCGCCGCTTCTTCTAAAGCTGTGTTATTGTTGAAGGTTGTTAAATATCAGTGAAGACCATGTACTTTGCACAGAAATCACTGTTGCAATAGTTTCTGTTATCACCAAGTGAGTTTAAGTGATTCAGCTTGGCATTTCCTCCTGCAACAGGTTTATCCATCCTTGTAGGAGTATGTGTGTTGCTGTCCGTGAGAGCTGTGCCCCCATGCTCACCTGCCATGGACACCCCTGGCCTGACACTCTGGACTGTGACCGATTCCCTGCAGACGAGGACATGTGCCTGGCATCTCttacaaaggaaaacaattacTTGCACAAAGGTAGCTGGAAGGTGGCAGAATGGAGAGTGTCTGTACTCTGTGTTCCTGGGGATTGAGGAGATACAAGGGACATCGTTCCCAGACAAGCTGTGATTTTGCAAAAAGCCATGTCTATCCATACAGCTGCACCCTATTTGTCCAGATGGCAAGGGAATATGCTAGTACTTGCAGAGTAAGCTGAAGCAGACCTAATATGGTGTAAATCAGCattgcttcaagaaaaaaaagtgtagatAATCTATGCTTAGACAGCGGGGGAAGGCAATTATCATCCTGCAGTGCTAAGGGCAGTATAATACCCACGACAGCACACTGTGTTGGATTTATTTAGAGGTCTCTGTAAAGATTTATTAACAGCCTTTATTGCTGATAAATTTATTGATACAGTGAAGTGGTTCACACATCAGCTTAGAAAAGTTGGGGTGATTTATTATCTGATTTTCCTTTGGGAAACCTGCGGT from Heliangelus exortis chromosome 1, bHelExo1.hap1, whole genome shotgun sequence harbors:
- the LOC139799087 gene encoding secreted frizzled-related protein 2-like — translated: MFLKAKILAFALSGFLGVATSFDIGLSTKCVVIPKEMDMCHKIGYSEMRLPNLMGHTSMAEVILKSTTWQHLVHTNCHPHLRTFLCSLLAPICLDTFIHPCRSMCVAVRESCAPMLTCHGHPWPDTLDCDRFPADEDMCLASLTKENNYLHKVLPKPACQACPAVEEFFTHKRVLEGFCDNNFAVKVKLSKKRTVFGDQEYNIECQVEFITQGSLLLYETQNMIQQWLLINENCTQRMTPTHRPVVYLLVGNIAEGTISVNQVYRWPRRDSQLALATQKWKYHKCL